Below is a genomic region from Brassica oleracea var. oleracea cultivar TO1000 chromosome C9, BOL, whole genome shotgun sequence.
AGATATTTAAAAGAACTAATTTTGAACTCTAATATTTATAGTTTCAAAAATTTACGCATATATTTTGGAATTTCTACAATCTAATTTTTACAAAGGTGCTGAGTCATCCCTATATCAAAATATGGATTAACGTGATATAAAATTCAAGCCGTTGTCACTTTCAGATTAATGTGCGCAATTTACGTAAACTTACCAATAAACTGAGCCCAACGTTGCAAAACTTATCAAAGTTAGCTTGAATCCGAGATCTTTTTGTATTATTTGTTTCTCAGCCCCGTACTTTAATTTTGAGTCAAGAAGACCCCACAGTTTTTCTTTTCCTCCTAGACGAAAATATATGAGATAACCTAAGTGACAAAATTCAATATGTTCTTTTATGTGCAAATTGATTTTCCTCGTCGGTTGATTTAAGCATGAAGCATCGCCTCTAGGTTAGTTGGGTAACACATGTCCACATGGCGACCATTCCATACATTGTCGGCGAGGATTGCGTTCACGGCGTCTGTAGGATGAAACTGGTCCCACCAAAGATGTCCGGCGGCGTCAGAGCAAGCCATCTCCGGTGCGATGCACGGAAGCCATCCCTTGTACCTCCCTAGCCCACAACACGCCTCCGTCGTCTCATTAAAACCTGACCACAAACACACACAACTAAGATTAAACCAAACCTCTGAGAAGAAGTCTTTTTTCACAAGGTCATCAGAAAACTCTATGTTAGGCCACTCTTAGAAAACTCGCAGTATATAACTTCAGAGTTCCAAAGATAATGGGATCGATCATAAGGTTATCTTGTTACGAAAGCAAAATCTTTGTCTGAAGTGAGAACTGAGATGGAAGTGGCATTGTAGTTGTTGCTTACCGTAGAGCTGGTGGTTCTTGAGGATGTCCATTGCGCTTTGGAAGACATCGCAGTATATAACGGATGCGCCTGGAAGCTCACGGTTAAGCTGCTCTACAGTGTACCTCATGACGAAGTTGGATTCCATGATCATACTGTTCACGTCTTCAGCACATTCTCCGTTCTTGCTCCTGTATTTCCAGAGGTAGTACGGTGCACAGCCAATGGGTGGCAACCCCATCACCACCATCCTCCTCACTTTGACATTGTACAAGGTCTGTGAAACAAACAGAATTCTTCACTTATTGGTGAGATCGAAGGATGAGATATATAACCCAATAAAGACGAAAGTATTCATAACTCAAATGATCTGTAGGCTACCAATATGCAGCTTCAAGAGCTTTCAGAGATCCAGAACAGAACAAGGGTTGTGGTTTGATCTTTTATGTAAGCGACTTGTTTTTTGTAAGTTTAAAAGCATTCATTCAACACCAAGGGTAGAAATGTAAAAGCTTAGGAAAGAAGTCTAACCTTGAGTTCCTGTCTCATATTGGAAGCCAAGAACTGATTAAAAAGCCATGGAGAATAGAGACTCTGAACACTGGAGATGTTTCTGATGTAGAAATGTATGTAATCATTCACTCCAATCGATATGTAGAAGACCGAGTTGGAGACCAGACGATCTGAAGCTTCCTCCCCAATGCTCAGTATCATCTGCTGGAACGTATCCACAAACTGCTCAACCTGCATTGCAAACGAAACCCGCTGGCCCTGCAACGAAAAGTTCCCACAAGGATTCTCAAGTGAACTCGAAAGAAGTTGAAATTTTGAGAGTTTTTTTGAGTATTACTAATTCGGATCCACTAGACAAGATGATCCCTGCACCGGCTGATGCATAGTTCACGCCTTGAAACATGTCCTTCACAGTCCCAGATTGACCAAGATAGCTAGGAACGAATGGTAAGCCTAGACGATTAGCTGTTCACACAAAACTATGATTCAGCCTAACGAATCAACTAAGAGCAGATGATTCTTGATGCTACGAACACAGAACTGGAAACCTAGAAAACTGGGGAAAAAACTTTAACCTAGAAAATCAACGGGGATCCTTCCGTTGCTGAACCTTCCCGTTGGCTGATGCGTATCGAAATCCTTACCGTACGGAAGACGATCTGCTCTCGCCAAGGTCCCGAGAAAGTTATTGGTTCCACAATCTACAGAGGAATCTCCGAACACGAACAACGCCGGTACACGAGGGAAAGACGACTGGATCACCGGAGACTGGGCCTTGAGCGGCGGAATCGGAGAAGATTGTGAAGGAAACGGGGAGATTCTTGAAGATAAGTGATGATCGGCGATCAATTTGGGTCTTGTGGAGATTATCAGAGCAGAGAAAACAAGAACGAGGAGTTTGATCGACATTCTCTCTGACGAGAGCGGGAAAGTGCGAGTCGGGGTTAGCGAGATAAAGAAAACGTCGTCGTGTTAAATCAGCTTACAAGATCGAGACGACGAGAGATTTTTATTTATAAAAGAACTCCGATAAATTGAACCGGCTAAACCGGAAGAAGATAAGAAAAAGATCAAGTATTGATTTAACATACATACCGGTTAACCGGATTTTAATACTAATACGTAATAACTATAATCACTTGTACTGGTCGATTTCGGTTTCGAACGTCGTAGTCTTAAATCAGCTTAAGATCGAAACGCCAATATATTTTATTGGAAACATCAATTATTGGTTTTAACATACATACCGGTTAACCCGATTTGAATACTAAAAGTAATACAATAATCACTTGTATTGTACTGGTAGGTTTTTTTTTGGTTTCAAACGTCGTCGTTTTGAATCAGCTTACAAGATACTTTCGTTTTGGTCAACTGTTTCATTTCTTCAAAGATGGATCGTACAAGATCCAAAGTTCCAAACGCCGATAGGTTTTATTTACAGAAAGCCTGAGACAAATTGAACCGGCTAAACCGAAAAGAAGAAGCTTAGTTCTGGTTAGAAAGATCAGGTATTGGTTTAAGTAACATACATACGGGTTAACCAGAATTTAAAAATTAATACCAAATCACTTCACCTGGTGGATTTTGGTCTCTAACGGCGTCATCATGAATCAGCTTACAATATCAAATACGAGTATACGACGATAGATTTTATTTATAGAAAGATTACGACAATTTGAACCGGCTAAACCGGAAAGAAGAAGACGCATAATTCCGGTTAGAAAGATCAAGTATTGGTTTAACATACATAGGGTATTGATACCGGTTAACCCAATTTTAATTAGGAATCACTTGTACTGGTAGATTTTGGTGTCGAATATCTTGTCCTCCCTCCACCACTGGTGAATCCCATGAGCTTCTTTAAAATCTCTTGACGAGCTCATGTTAACCGTTAAAACCGCAGTCGGAATCAGATGAACAGGTGCTTCTGTGTTCTTTCCTCCGCTCACGACATCCATCACCAAACCGCCCAACGAGTGCTGCGTTGCTAACCTCTCTACAAAACCGGCTCCTATTTCCTCCATCTTGTTTCGGTGCTCGAAGTAACCGATAAACTCCGAGCACAAGTGGTCCCCGGGATTGACGTAAAGCCGTGGAAACCAGTCGGACAAGGCGGCAAACTGGTCGGGTGGTGCTGGTAATGCACGGTGGTTTTGGCTGACTTGCTGGGTGGCTTTTTTGGCTAGAGCAAGTCCAGCTGTGATCACACTGCCTGCACGATTAAATGATAAAGTTAATATGCAAAACTTAGACATTCCAGCTAACCGGTTTGGAACAGTGTGGTTGTTTTGTGTTTTTCCGGTCTATCTGACTGGTTTAGAAGACTAGAAGGGTACTTTACCTGCGATACGTATCCCGTGTTTGATCCTCTTATCTTTGATTCTTTCGATTGGAGGAGACAAGAAAGGGGGGTTAAAGGCAAAACACTCGGGGAGAACTCCAGTTCTAGCGACTGTTTTCCCGGTAAGCAAGGCCATGGAAGCACCAAGAGAATGACCAGCAAGCCAGACATTCGAACAACCAACCGAAGCCACCATGTTTCTCACAGCTTGCATAGCTATCTCAAACCGTGTCGTAGTGTGCAGCCCGTTTTTAATGATGTGGATGTCTAACTCGATGTCGCGGGAGATAGAATCCGCTTTGTTAACGGTTCCTCTGAAGGCAATCACGAAACGCGGACTCAGTTCTTGGGACTTGACAGTACCAGAAGACGGTTGAGGCGGTTTGTACTCGTAGATTCCTCCGAATATGGACAAGTCAGCGTCGTCTACAAGCTTGCGAATGAGGCGGAAATGGAAAAACTCAGACCATAGAGGAGATAGAGCTAGCTCGGGACCTTCCCTTTGTAGCTGACGGTCACGCTCAGCTACATAGATTCCTTGGACCAAGGAGGCAGCTACGGATCGCCTGTGATGTTCATTAGCCCTGCAGTTAAAGCAAGCTTAGCTCTTCAACCAATGGTGTGCCAAAAACCGTAGCTAACTTCTTAACAACGAGTTGAGTTCACGAACGCGAAGATTATTTAGTCTTTATAACAAAGAAAACACAAGAGAAGAAGGAGAGAAAGATAGAGACCAATCTACAGATGTTAAGTGTAATGGGCCAGTGAGGCTGAAATCATCTCTCTCGCAAATCATTGTTACTCCTTCCTCTACCACTGTAACTCTGGGAAAGCCCAAGACCTAGAAACAGCAAGTGTCGGTGATATCAATTTTACAGTTGAACATAAGAAGTCACATGTAATATCTCAGTCTAAAATCCTGAGGAACCCTAATCGTTATAAGTTAAAATGGAATTGAACTCTACTGGTGAACAATTTTCAAAAAAAAAAAATGATTTTATAAGCAATGTGTTATCCCTAGGAATTACGAAATAACAGAGAAACCCCCAAACACAAGTTTGATCTAAGGAAACGATATTATCCGATATCCAATCACAGATACAAAAAAAAAAATGAATTGAAACTCGACGAACCTTGAGAGGCGGATTCAGATCTGGAGTTCCGTTAGTGTCACAGCGTTGTGATGTTTATAAAATGGAGTTAATGGCGGAAGAGAGTCTTGTTNNNNNNNNNNNNNNNNNNNNNNNNNNNNNNNNNNNNNNNNNNNNNNNNNNNNNNNNNNNNNNNNNNNNNNNNNNNNNNNNNNNNNNNNNNNNNNNNNNNNNNNNNNNNNNNNNNNNNNNNNNNNNNNNNNNNNNNNNNNNNNNNNNNNNNNNNNNNNNNNNNNNNNNNNNNNNNNNNNNNNNNNNNNNNNNNNNNNNNNNNNNNNNNNNNNNNNNNNNNNNNNNNNNNNNNNNNNNNNNNNNNNNNNNNNNNNNNNNNNNNNNNNNNNNNNNNNNNNGGGGGGGGGGGGGGGGGGGTGTTCAGATTTCAAAGCCTCAGAAAGAGACATTTCAACTCCGTATGATATCGACTCGAGAGCGACGTCGTATCGGCTTCAAGGTAAACATTTGCTCTGTTAGTTGGTAAC
It encodes:
- the LOC106316656 gene encoding GDSL esterase/lipase At5g08460-like, with protein sequence MSIKLLVLVFSALIISTRPKLIADHHLSSRISPFPSQSSPIPPLKAQSPVIQSSFPRVPALFVFGDSSVDCGTNNFLGTLARADRLPYGKDFDTHQPTGRFSNGRIPVDFLANRLGLPFVPSYLGQSGTVKDMFQGVNYASAGAGIILSSGSELGQRVSFAMQVEQFVDTFQQMILSIGEEASDRLVSNSVFYISIGVNDYIHFYIRNISSVQSLYSPWLFNQFLASNMRQELKTLYNVKVRRMVVMGLPPIGCAPYYLWKYRSKNGECAEDVNSMIMESNFVMRYTVEQLNRELPGASVIYCDVFQSAMDILKNHQLYGFNETTEACCGLGRYKGWLPCIAPEMACSDAAGHLWWDQFHPTDAVNAILADNVWNGRHVDMCYPTNLEAMLHA
- the LOC106313289 gene encoding GDSL esterase/lipase At4g10955, whose product is MICERDDFSLTGPLHLTSVDWANEHHRRSVAASLVQGIYVAERDRQLQREGPELALSPLWSEFFHFRLIRKLVDDADLSIFGGIYEYKPPQPSSGTVKSQELSPRFVIAFRGTVNKADSISRDIELDIHIIKNGLHTTTRFEIAMQAVRNMVASVGCSNVWLAGHSLGASMALLTGKTVARTGVLPECFAFNPPFLSPPIERIKDKRIKHGIRIAGSVITAGLALAKKATQQVSQNHRALPAPPDQFAALSDWFPRLYVNPGDHLCSEFIGYFEHRNKMEEIGAGFVERLATQHSLGGLVMDVVSGGKNTEAPVHLIPTAVLTVNMSSSRDFKEAHGIHQWWREDKIFDTKIYQYK